One window of Streptomyces sp. NBC_00273 genomic DNA carries:
- a CDS encoding bifunctional metallophosphatase/5'-nucleotidase, with product MSVTPQRHRRTRRLTLTALAVTAGAGAMVAAALPAGAASGGGAAKSRTVDVQMLSFNDFHGTLEPPQGSSGTVTERQADGTTKAIPAGGVEYLATSLREARKGHEYSVTAAAGDMIGGSPMLSGLFHDEPTVEALNKLKLDVTSVGNHEFDEGKTELRRMAYGGCHPVDGCFEFGKEYTGTEFKYLAANVTDEKTKRPLMSPTFIWKKGDVKIGFIGVTLEGTPDVVTADGVKGLKFGDEVETINKYAAELNKQGVKSIVALIHEGGLPASGAYNYDCNVPGAGAGVSGAIVDIAKNIDPKVDALVTGHTHQAYACNIPDPAGNPRMVTSAASYGRAFTDTTLTYDRQTKDIVRTAVSAPKPVTKAVTRDVPKAPDMTELITRWNALAAPVAGRPMGYISADIAGRGSEAPEKPLGDLIADAQLEATAPAAKGGAQLALMNPGGIRADLAYKAAGAEGDGVVTYGESYTVQPFNNLMNIVDLTGAQLITALQQQVTGPVNGPNPKILQVSKGFTYTLDMTKTGADRIVVDSVKLNGAAIDPAKTYRVAMNEFLAGGGDGFTVLKDHKNKLVGVPDLEAFNAFLGKSTAAAPIAPPAANRITVIK from the coding sequence ATGTCAGTGACGCCACAACGGCACCGCCGAACCCGCCGGTTGACCCTCACCGCCCTCGCCGTCACGGCCGGGGCCGGGGCCATGGTCGCCGCCGCACTTCCGGCCGGTGCCGCGAGTGGTGGCGGTGCGGCCAAGAGCCGGACCGTCGATGTGCAGATGCTGTCGTTCAACGACTTCCACGGCACGCTGGAGCCCCCGCAGGGCTCGTCCGGCACCGTGACCGAGCGTCAGGCCGACGGCACCACGAAGGCCATACCCGCGGGCGGTGTCGAGTACCTCGCGACCAGCCTGCGCGAGGCCCGCAAGGGGCACGAGTACTCCGTCACGGCCGCGGCCGGCGACATGATCGGCGGCAGCCCGATGCTGTCCGGTCTCTTCCACGACGAGCCCACCGTCGAGGCGCTGAACAAGCTGAAGCTGGACGTCACCAGCGTCGGCAACCACGAGTTCGACGAGGGCAAGACCGAGCTGCGCCGCATGGCGTACGGCGGCTGCCACCCGGTCGACGGCTGCTTCGAGTTCGGCAAGGAGTACACGGGCACCGAGTTCAAGTACCTCGCCGCGAACGTCACCGACGAGAAGACCAAGCGTCCGCTGATGTCGCCCACCTTCATCTGGAAGAAGGGCGACGTGAAGATCGGCTTCATCGGCGTCACCCTGGAGGGCACTCCGGACGTCGTGACCGCCGACGGGGTCAAGGGCCTCAAGTTCGGCGACGAGGTCGAGACGATCAACAAGTACGCCGCCGAGCTGAACAAGCAGGGCGTGAAGTCGATCGTCGCGCTGATCCACGAGGGCGGCCTGCCCGCCAGCGGCGCGTACAACTACGACTGCAACGTCCCGGGGGCCGGCGCCGGCGTCTCGGGCGCCATCGTGGACATCGCGAAGAACATCGACCCGAAGGTCGACGCGCTGGTCACCGGCCACACGCACCAGGCGTACGCGTGTAACATCCCCGACCCGGCCGGCAACCCGCGCATGGTGACCTCGGCCGCCTCTTACGGCCGCGCGTTCACGGACACCACGCTGACGTACGACCGCCAGACCAAGGACATCGTCCGCACCGCGGTCTCCGCGCCCAAGCCGGTCACCAAGGCCGTCACCCGGGACGTGCCCAAGGCCCCGGACATGACCGAGCTGATCACCCGCTGGAACGCGCTCGCGGCCCCGGTCGCCGGCCGTCCGATGGGCTACATCTCGGCGGACATCGCGGGCCGCGGCTCCGAGGCCCCGGAGAAGCCGCTCGGCGACCTGATCGCCGACGCGCAGCTGGAAGCCACGGCCCCGGCAGCCAAGGGCGGCGCGCAGCTCGCCCTCATGAACCCGGGCGGCATCCGTGCCGACCTGGCCTACAAGGCCGCGGGTGCCGAGGGCGACGGCGTCGTGACGTACGGCGAGTCCTACACGGTCCAGCCGTTCAACAACCTGATGAACATCGTGGACCTGACGGGCGCGCAGCTGATCACCGCGCTCCAGCAGCAGGTGACCGGCCCGGTCAACGGCCCGAACCCGAAGATCCTCCAGGTCTCGAAGGGATTCACCTACACCCTGGACATGACGAAGACGGGCGCGGACCGCATCGTCGTGGACTCGGTGAAGCTGAACGGCGCGGCGATCGACCCCGCCAAGACCTACCGGGTCGCGATGAACGAGTTCCTCGCGGGCGGCGGTGACGGCTTCACCGTCCTGAAGGACCACAAGAACAAGCTGGTCGGCGTGCCCGACCTGGAGGCGTTCAACGCCTTCCTGGGCAAGTCGACGGCGGCGGCCCCGATCGCCCCACCGGCGGCGAACCGCATCACCGTCATCAAGTAA
- a CDS encoding alpha/beta fold hydrolase codes for MQRHEMKIDDRTLSYVDSGGTGRPLLALHGGLSEGLAFAGLAAHLGDAWRVIAPDQRGHGSSDRAPHYRREGYVRDAVALLDHLGLDAPVALLGYSLGGLNAYHLAAAHPDRISALIDVDATVEIHPTTEGPLFDFLHGMRYTAPTREELLEAAGPVGAQFVEQALRPLPSGEGWRLPFHPRDMLDSIEACRGDHWDTWLASTCPAVLIHAIHSQALRQDTADAMVARRPETSYTPLNGDHFVPFTDPDAFHTAVGTFLATL; via the coding sequence ATGCAGCGCCACGAGATGAAGATCGACGACCGCACCCTGTCCTACGTGGACTCCGGCGGCACCGGCCGCCCGCTGCTGGCCCTGCACGGCGGCCTGTCCGAGGGCCTCGCCTTCGCCGGACTCGCCGCGCACCTCGGCGACGCCTGGCGGGTCATCGCCCCCGACCAGCGCGGCCACGGCAGCTCCGACCGGGCCCCGCACTACCGCCGCGAGGGCTACGTCCGCGACGCCGTCGCCCTCCTCGACCACCTCGGCCTGGACGCCCCCGTGGCCCTCCTCGGCTACTCCCTCGGCGGCCTCAACGCCTACCACCTCGCCGCCGCCCACCCCGACCGGATCTCCGCACTCATCGACGTCGACGCCACCGTCGAGATCCACCCCACCACCGAGGGCCCCCTCTTCGACTTCCTGCACGGCATGCGGTACACCGCCCCCACCCGCGAGGAACTCCTCGAAGCCGCCGGTCCGGTGGGCGCCCAGTTCGTCGAACAAGCCCTGCGCCCGCTCCCCTCCGGCGAGGGCTGGCGGCTGCCGTTCCACCCCCGGGACATGCTCGACTCCATCGAGGCCTGCCGGGGCGACCACTGGGACACCTGGCTCGCGAGCACCTGCCCGGCCGTACTGATCCACGCCATCCACAGCCAGGCCCTGCGCCAGGACACCGCCGACGCGATGGTCGCGCGCCGCCCCGAGACCTCGTACACCCCCCTGAACGGCGACCACTTCGTGCCCTTCACCGACCCGGACGCCTTCCACACCGCGGTCGGGACGTTCCTCGCCACCCTCTGA
- the pstA gene encoding phosphate ABC transporter permease PstA, with amino-acid sequence MSHAIQDQRPTRDRKSAAPAGLTRGGLPRWAPSAIAALSIALGCGIGLAFGLQSKIQWGLLAALLFIAVTYTASAVIENRRQAKDRVATSLVWVCFVLAVIPLLSLMWTTISRGLKLLSGNFLSHSMNGVTSFDEGGGVYHALLGTIEQVALATLIAAPIGLLTAVYLVEYGKGHLAKSVTFFVDVMTGIPSIVAGLFILTTWNLMFGFGPSGFAGAMALSILMMPVVVRSTEEMLKLVPNELREAALALGVPKWRVILKVVLPTAIGGISTGLMLAVARIAGETAPIMLLVFGSQLINGNPFEGAQSSLPLYIWEQYKVGSEASYDRAWAAALVLIAFVMILNLVARGIARWKAPKTGR; translated from the coding sequence ATGAGCCACGCAATCCAGGACCAGCGGCCCACCCGGGACCGCAAGTCCGCCGCCCCCGCCGGCCTCACCCGCGGCGGCCTGCCCCGCTGGGCCCCGTCGGCCATCGCGGCCCTCTCGATCGCCCTCGGCTGCGGCATCGGCCTCGCCTTCGGCCTCCAGAGCAAGATCCAGTGGGGTCTGCTCGCGGCGCTGCTCTTCATCGCCGTCACGTACACCGCCAGCGCGGTGATCGAGAACCGCCGCCAGGCCAAGGACCGCGTCGCGACCTCCCTCGTGTGGGTCTGCTTCGTCCTCGCGGTCATCCCGCTGCTCTCGCTGATGTGGACCACGATCAGCCGCGGCCTGAAGCTCCTGAGCGGCAACTTCCTCAGCCACTCCATGAACGGCGTGACCAGCTTCGACGAGGGCGGCGGCGTCTACCACGCCCTGCTCGGCACCATCGAGCAGGTCGCCCTCGCCACGCTGATCGCGGCCCCCATCGGCCTGCTGACCGCCGTCTACCTGGTCGAGTACGGCAAGGGCCACCTCGCCAAGTCCGTCACCTTCTTCGTCGACGTCATGACCGGCATCCCCTCCATCGTCGCGGGCCTGTTCATCCTGACGACCTGGAACCTGATGTTCGGCTTCGGCCCGTCCGGCTTCGCCGGCGCCATGGCCCTGTCGATCCTGATGATGCCGGTCGTGGTCCGCTCCACCGAGGAGATGCTCAAGCTCGTCCCGAACGAGCTGCGCGAGGCCGCCCTCGCCCTCGGCGTGCCGAAGTGGCGCGTGATCCTCAAGGTCGTGCTCCCCACCGCCATCGGCGGCATCTCCACCGGCCTGATGCTGGCCGTCGCCCGCATCGCCGGCGAGACCGCCCCGATCATGCTGCTGGTCTTCGGCTCCCAGCTGATCAACGGCAACCCCTTCGAAGGCGCCCAGTCCTCGCTCCCGCTCTACATTTGGGAGCAGTACAAGGTCGGCAGTGAAGCCTCCTACGACCGGGCATGGGCCGCAGCGCTCGTCCTGATCGCCTTCGTCATGATCCTCAATCTGGTGGCCCGCGGCATCGCCCGCTGGAAGGCCCCGAAGACCGGTCGCTGA
- the pstC gene encoding phosphate ABC transporter permease subunit PstC codes for MASTTPTQIDTAPPVTRSGGSTGRAGDKIFAGLSKGSGILLLVIMASIAVFLTYRASTALSKNEGNFLTTFDWNASANPPVFGIAVLLFGTVVSSIIAMAIAVPIAVGIALFISHYAPRKLAAPLAYVVDLLAAVPSIIYGIWGALFLVPQLNGLNLWLDEYLGWTYVFEKTQVGVARSLFTVGILLAIMILPIVTSVSREVFLQVPRMNEEAALALGATRWEVIRMSVLPFGRSGVISASMLGLGRALGETMAVATVLSPSFLISGHILNPGGGTFAQNIAAKFDEANEFGRDALIASGLVLFLLTLLVNGAARLIIARRKDFSGANA; via the coding sequence ATGGCTTCCACCACACCCACCCAGATAGACACGGCTCCGCCTGTCACCCGTAGCGGAGGATCCACCGGCCGCGCCGGTGACAAGATCTTCGCCGGGCTCTCCAAGGGCTCCGGCATCCTGCTCCTGGTGATCATGGCGTCGATCGCCGTCTTCCTCACCTACCGCGCCTCGACCGCCCTGTCGAAGAACGAGGGGAACTTCCTCACCACCTTCGACTGGAACGCGTCGGCCAACCCGCCCGTCTTCGGCATCGCCGTCCTGCTCTTCGGCACCGTCGTCAGCTCGATCATCGCGATGGCCATCGCGGTTCCGATCGCCGTCGGCATCGCCCTGTTCATCTCGCACTACGCGCCGCGCAAGCTGGCCGCGCCCCTCGCTTACGTGGTCGACCTGCTGGCCGCCGTGCCGTCGATCATCTACGGCATCTGGGGCGCCCTCTTCCTCGTCCCGCAACTCAACGGCCTGAACCTCTGGCTGGACGAGTACCTCGGCTGGACGTACGTGTTCGAGAAGACCCAGGTCGGCGTGGCCCGTTCGCTCTTCACCGTCGGCATCCTGCTCGCGATCATGATCCTGCCGATCGTGACCAGCGTCAGCCGCGAGGTCTTCCTCCAGGTCCCGCGCATGAACGAGGAGGCCGCCCTGGCCCTCGGCGCGACCCGCTGGGAGGTCATCCGCATGTCGGTGCTGCCCTTCGGCCGCTCCGGCGTCATCTCCGCCTCGATGCTCGGCCTCGGCCGCGCACTCGGCGAGACCATGGCCGTCGCGACCGTCCTCTCCCCGAGCTTCCTGATCTCCGGCCACATCCTGAACCCGGGCGGCGGCACGTTCGCACAGAACATCGCCGCCAAGTTCGACGAGGCCAACGAGTTCGGCCGCGACGCGCTGATCGCCTCCGGTCTCGTCCTCTTCCTGCTCACCCTGCTGGTCAACGGTGCCGCTCGCCTGATCATCGCTCGCCGCAAGGACTTCTCGGGGGCGAACGCCTGA
- a CDS encoding RNA degradosome polyphosphate kinase, which produces MSHQPSAGPTEVPAQHPSHTPAAAPGRSVTGAHARIGSISAHRPHVDLEPDLDADLDAYDDDKDGDELPPGRFLDRERSWLAFNERVLELAEDPTTPLLERANFLAIFASNLDEFFMVRVAGLKRRIATGVATRSASGLQPREVLDLIWTRSRELMARHAACFQQDISPALAEEGVHLIRWPDLTEKEQARLFTLFRNQIFPVLTPLAVDPAHPFPYISGLSLNLAVVVRNPVSGHRHFARVKVPPLLSRFLEASPQRYVPLEDVIAAHLEELFPGMEVLAHHMFRVTRNEDLEVEEDDAENLLQALEKELMRRRFGPPVRLEVEESIDPGVLDLLVQELKVNASEVYPLPGPLDLTALFGIASLDIPELKYPKFVAGTHRDLAEVESASAPDIFAALRERDVLLHHPYDSFSTSVQAFLEQAAADPDVLAIKQTLYRTSGDSPIVDALIDAADSGKQVLVLVEIKARFDEQANIKWARKLEESGCHVVYGLVGLKTHCKLSLVVRQEGETLRRYSHVGTGNYHPKTARLYEDLGLLTADPQVGADLSDLFNRLSGYSRRETYRRLMVAPRSLRDGLIARIDKEAAHHKAGRPAYVRLKMNSIVDEALIDSLYRASQAGVPVDIWVRGICAVRPGVPGLSDNIRVRSILGRFLEHSRVFAFGNGGEPEVWIGSADMMHRNLDRRIEALVRVADPAHRAALDRMLETGMSDATSSWHLGPDGEWTRHSTDADGQPLRHVQETLIDARRRRRGSAKP; this is translated from the coding sequence ATGAGCCACCAGCCCAGCGCAGGCCCCACCGAGGTCCCCGCCCAGCACCCGTCTCACACCCCCGCCGCCGCCCCCGGCCGGTCCGTCACCGGAGCCCACGCCCGCATAGGCTCCATCTCCGCGCACCGCCCGCACGTCGACCTGGAGCCCGATCTCGACGCGGATCTGGACGCCTACGACGACGACAAGGACGGCGACGAGCTCCCGCCCGGACGCTTCCTCGACCGGGAGCGCAGCTGGCTCGCCTTCAACGAACGGGTGCTGGAGCTCGCCGAGGACCCCACCACGCCCCTGCTGGAGCGCGCCAACTTCCTGGCGATCTTCGCGAGCAACCTCGACGAGTTCTTCATGGTGCGCGTGGCCGGCCTCAAACGGCGCATCGCGACGGGTGTCGCCACCCGCTCGGCCTCGGGCCTGCAGCCCCGCGAGGTGCTGGACCTCATCTGGACGCGCTCGCGCGAGCTCATGGCCCGGCACGCCGCCTGCTTCCAGCAGGACATCTCCCCGGCCCTCGCCGAGGAAGGCGTCCACCTGATCCGCTGGCCCGACCTCACCGAGAAGGAGCAGGCCCGCCTCTTCACCCTGTTCCGCAACCAGATCTTCCCGGTGCTGACCCCGCTGGCCGTGGACCCCGCGCACCCCTTCCCGTACATCTCCGGCCTCTCCCTGAACCTGGCCGTGGTCGTGCGCAACCCCGTCAGCGGCCACCGCCACTTCGCCCGGGTCAAGGTCCCGCCGCTCCTGTCCCGCTTCCTGGAAGCCTCCCCGCAGCGCTACGTCCCGCTGGAGGACGTCATCGCCGCGCACCTGGAGGAGCTGTTCCCCGGCATGGAGGTGCTCGCGCACCACATGTTCCGGGTGACCCGCAACGAGGACCTGGAAGTCGAGGAGGACGACGCCGAGAACCTGCTCCAGGCCCTGGAGAAGGAGCTCATGCGGCGCCGCTTCGGCCCGCCCGTGCGCCTGGAGGTCGAGGAGTCCATCGACCCGGGCGTACTGGACCTGCTGGTGCAGGAGCTGAAGGTCAACGCATCCGAGGTCTACCCGCTGCCCGGCCCGCTGGACCTGACCGCCCTCTTCGGGATCGCCTCGCTGGACATCCCCGAGCTCAAGTACCCGAAGTTCGTCGCCGGCACCCACCGCGACCTCGCCGAGGTCGAGTCCGCGTCCGCGCCCGACATCTTCGCCGCGCTGCGCGAGCGGGACGTCCTGCTGCACCACCCGTACGACTCCTTCTCCACCTCGGTGCAGGCCTTCCTGGAGCAGGCCGCCGCCGACCCGGACGTCCTCGCCATCAAGCAGACGCTCTACCGCACCTCCGGCGACTCCCCGATCGTGGACGCCCTGATCGACGCCGCCGACTCCGGCAAGCAGGTCCTCGTACTCGTCGAGATCAAGGCCCGCTTCGACGAGCAGGCCAACATCAAGTGGGCGCGCAAGCTGGAAGAGTCCGGCTGCCACGTCGTCTACGGGCTCGTCGGCCTCAAGACCCACTGCAAGCTGTCGCTCGTCGTCCGCCAGGAGGGCGAGACGCTGCGCCGCTACTCGCACGTGGGCACCGGCAACTACCACCCCAAGACCGCACGGCTCTACGAGGACCTCGGCCTGCTCACCGCCGACCCGCAGGTCGGCGCGGACCTCTCCGACCTCTTCAACCGGCTGTCCGGCTACTCGCGCCGCGAGACCTACCGCCGGCTGATGGTGGCGCCCCGCTCGCTGCGGGACGGACTGATCGCGCGGATCGACAAGGAGGCCGCCCACCACAAGGCCGGCCGCCCCGCCTACGTCCGGCTCAAGATGAACTCGATCGTCGACGAGGCCCTCATCGACTCGCTCTACCGGGCCTCCCAGGCGGGAGTGCCCGTCGACATCTGGGTGCGCGGCATCTGCGCGGTGCGCCCCGGAGTCCCCGGGCTCTCGGACAACATCCGGGTGCGCTCGATCCTCGGCCGCTTCCTGGAACACTCCCGGGTCTTCGCCTTCGGCAACGGCGGCGAACCCGAGGTGTGGATCGGCAGCGCCGACATGATGCACCGCAACCTCGACCGCCGCATCGAGGCACTGGTCAGGGTCGCCGACCCGGCCCACCGCGCGGCACTGGACCGGATGCTGGAAACCGGGATGTCCGACGCCACCTCCTCCTGGCACCTGGGCCCGGACGGCGAGTGGACCCGGCACAGCACGGATGCGGACGGCCAGCCGCTGCGGCACGTACAGGAGACGCTCATAGACGCCCGGAGGCGCCGGCGTGGCTCAGCCAAACCATGA
- a CDS encoding TetR/AcrR family transcriptional regulator, giving the protein MGNREDLLAGARRCLEEKGYLRTTVRDVATAAGVSMAAIGYHFGSREALLNQALFAAMEEWAAGSGRLTGEGETAGERYADTWDRKIRDFGEMRWLWLASVEAFVHAQSSPELLAILAEGQRRNRRMVAAALRGVPLEEVSEADVRALGSMHIALLSGVMVQTLTDPEQAPDGRDLLQGLRSMVELLES; this is encoded by the coding sequence ATGGGAAATCGCGAGGACCTGCTGGCCGGAGCGCGGCGCTGCCTGGAGGAGAAGGGCTACCTGCGCACGACCGTGCGGGACGTCGCCACGGCGGCGGGGGTGAGCATGGCCGCGATCGGCTACCACTTCGGATCCCGGGAGGCTCTCCTCAACCAGGCCCTGTTCGCCGCCATGGAGGAGTGGGCAGCGGGGTCCGGCCGGCTCACCGGTGAGGGCGAGACCGCGGGGGAGCGCTACGCCGACACCTGGGACCGCAAGATCCGCGACTTCGGCGAGATGCGCTGGCTCTGGCTGGCTTCCGTGGAGGCCTTCGTCCATGCGCAGTCCTCGCCCGAACTGCTCGCGATCCTCGCCGAGGGGCAGCGCCGCAACCGGCGGATGGTGGCCGCGGCCCTGCGCGGGGTGCCGCTGGAAGAGGTTTCCGAGGCGGACGTACGGGCCCTCGGCTCGATGCACATCGCGCTGCTCAGCGGGGTGATGGTGCAGACCCTGACCGATCCGGAGCAGGCTCCCGACGGCCGGGACCTCCTCCAGGGGCTGCGGTCCATGGTCGAGTTGCTCGAAAGCTGA
- the pstS gene encoding phosphate ABC transporter substrate-binding protein PstS: MKLQRKNMLRASALGALVVSGALVLTACGSDDNTKTADGSAKPSAAAAGDIKCDDAKGKLLASGSSAQKNAIELWIKNYMAACSGVEVNYKSSSSGEGIVAFNQGGVGFAGSDSALKPEQVEESKKICTGGQGINLPMVGGPVALGFNVAGVDKLNLDAATVANIFNDKIKKWDDEAIKKLNPGVTLPSTAIQPFHRSDDSGTTENVTKYLKATAPDAWPYEPAKKWAAPGGQAASGSAQVAAQVKQVDGAIGYFELSFASSQNIKTVDLNTGASAPVKASGENASKAIAAAKVAGTGSDLALKLDYTTKAEGAYPLVLVTYEVVCDKGNKAETLPTVKSFLNYAASDAGQKVLLENGYAPIPAEINTKVREVINTLG; this comes from the coding sequence GTGAAGCTTCAGCGCAAGAACATGCTTCGTGCCTCCGCCCTCGGTGCGCTTGTCGTGTCCGGCGCCCTGGTCCTCACGGCGTGCGGCTCGGACGACAACACCAAGACCGCCGACGGCTCGGCGAAGCCCTCCGCGGCCGCCGCGGGCGACATCAAGTGCGACGACGCCAAGGGCAAGCTGCTGGCCTCCGGCTCCTCCGCGCAGAAGAACGCGATCGAGCTGTGGATCAAGAACTACATGGCCGCCTGCTCCGGCGTCGAGGTGAACTACAAGTCCTCCTCCTCCGGTGAGGGCATCGTCGCCTTCAACCAGGGCGGCGTCGGTTTCGCCGGCTCCGACTCGGCGCTGAAGCCGGAGCAGGTCGAGGAGTCGAAGAAGATCTGCACCGGTGGCCAGGGCATCAACCTGCCGATGGTCGGCGGTCCCGTCGCCCTCGGCTTCAACGTCGCCGGCGTGGACAAGCTGAACCTGGACGCCGCCACGGTCGCCAACATCTTCAACGACAAGATCAAGAAGTGGGACGACGAGGCGATCAAGAAGCTGAACCCGGGCGTCACGCTTCCCTCCACCGCCATCCAGCCCTTCCACCGCTCCGACGACTCGGGCACCACCGAGAACGTCACCAAGTACCTGAAGGCCACCGCCCCCGACGCCTGGCCGTACGAGCCCGCGAAGAAGTGGGCCGCTCCGGGTGGCCAGGCCGCCTCCGGCTCCGCGCAGGTCGCCGCCCAGGTCAAGCAGGTCGACGGCGCGATCGGCTACTTCGAGCTCTCCTTCGCCAGCTCGCAGAACATCAAGACCGTCGACCTGAACACGGGTGCCTCCGCCCCGGTCAAGGCCAGCGGTGAGAACGCCTCCAAGGCCATCGCCGCCGCCAAGGTCGCCGGCACCGGCTCCGACCTGGCCCTCAAGCTCGACTACACCACCAAGGCCGAGGGCGCCTACCCGCTCGTCCTGGTGACCTACGAGGTCGTCTGCGACAAGGGCAACAAGGCCGAGACGCTCCCGACCGTCAAGTCCTTCCTGAACTACGCCGCCTCGGACGCCGGCCAGAAGGTCCTCCTCGAGAACGGCTACGCCCCGATCCCGGCCGAGATCAACACCAAGGTCCGCGAGGTCATCAACACCCTCGGCTGA
- a CDS encoding CHAD domain-containing protein codes for MAQPNHDPITATADAGAVLGAYLRAQATAFLRALRLHGESTTSGADAAEGSHAARSLRGAARRISGSLATFRVVTESSWADGLRTELVWLSSTLADEHAYAARLTRLMDALHRLSGSPELPAPRSSAGALTVGSARAGALLERQLTLARTRAHSATLQALGSSRFHAVADAVAVLASEVPLDAVAARGRVPEVLVPLAAVAETRLSAAVAALPPVDGAHPYNADHDGPWHEVRRLLRVHRYAREALGEDVTRPAAAGEALDRHRDAAEAATASATAARTPRIAPATAYALGVLHADQRHEVEAARLEFQHIWLPEPAVTPR; via the coding sequence GTGGCTCAGCCAAACCATGACCCGATTACGGCGACGGCGGACGCAGGTGCCGTGCTCGGCGCGTACCTGCGCGCCCAAGCCACCGCCTTCCTGCGCGCGCTGCGCCTCCACGGTGAAAGCACGACGAGCGGGGCCGATGCCGCCGAAGGAAGCCACGCGGCGCGCAGCCTGCGGGGGGCTGCGCGCCGCATCAGCGGATCCCTGGCCACCTTCCGGGTGGTGACCGAGTCCTCCTGGGCCGACGGGCTGCGCACCGAGCTGGTGTGGCTGTCCTCGACCCTGGCCGACGAGCACGCGTACGCGGCCCGGCTGACCCGGCTGATGGACGCCCTGCACCGGCTGTCGGGGTCCCCGGAACTGCCGGCGCCGCGCAGCTCGGCCGGCGCGCTGACGGTGGGCTCGGCACGCGCGGGCGCACTGCTGGAACGGCAGCTGACCCTGGCCCGTACGCGCGCCCACTCGGCCACCCTCCAGGCGCTCGGCTCCTCCCGCTTCCACGCGGTGGCCGACGCGGTGGCGGTGCTGGCCTCGGAGGTCCCGCTGGACGCGGTCGCGGCCCGGGGTCGGGTGCCGGAGGTGCTCGTTCCGCTGGCCGCCGTGGCCGAAACCCGACTGTCGGCGGCGGTCGCGGCGCTGCCCCCGGTCGACGGGGCCCATCCGTACAACGCGGACCACGACGGGCCCTGGCACGAGGTACGCCGCCTGCTGCGGGTCCACCGCTACGCGCGGGAGGCGCTCGGCGAGGACGTGACCCGGCCGGCGGCCGCGGGCGAGGCCCTCGACCGCCACCGTGACGCGGCCGAGGCGGCGACCGCCTCGGCGACGGCGGCCCGCACCCCGCGCATCGCCCCGGCGACGGCCTACGCCCTGGGCGTCCTGCACGCCGACCAGCGCCACGAGGTCGAGGCCGCCCGTCTCGAGTTCCAGCACATCTGGCTCCCCGAACCCGCGGTCACGCCGCGATAA
- the mshD gene encoding mycothiol synthase, translating to MTDAAAALEPGRQIHTLDELTEEQAIAVLDLIEDAARTDGTTAVSEQGRLQLRGGPREGIRHFLLTEGGRLSAYGQLEDTDPVEAPAAELVVHPALRGRGHGRAMGTALLAASGKRLRVWAHGGKSAARHLAQVLGLTLFRELRQLRRPLAGGDPLPEPVLPPGVTVRTFVPGTDDKAWLAANAAAFAHHPEQGSLTQRDLDDRIAQPWFDPKGFFLAERDGELVGFHWTKVHAAEQLGEVYVVGVRPGAQGGGLGKALTAIGLRHLAAQGLPTAMLYVDADNPAALAVYEGLGFTTHEVDLMYRTES from the coding sequence ATGACTGACGCAGCAGCGGCCCTGGAGCCGGGACGGCAGATTCACACCCTCGACGAGTTGACGGAGGAACAGGCGATCGCCGTGCTCGACCTGATCGAGGACGCGGCGCGCACCGACGGCACCACCGCCGTGTCCGAACAGGGCCGGCTCCAGCTGCGCGGCGGACCGCGCGAGGGGATCCGGCACTTCCTGCTCACCGAGGGCGGCCGGCTCTCCGCCTACGGGCAACTGGAGGACACCGACCCGGTGGAGGCCCCGGCCGCCGAACTCGTCGTCCACCCGGCCCTGCGCGGTCGCGGACACGGGCGGGCCATGGGCACGGCCCTGCTGGCCGCCTCCGGCAAGCGGCTGCGGGTATGGGCGCACGGCGGCAAGTCGGCCGCCCGGCACCTCGCACAGGTGCTCGGCCTGACCCTCTTCCGCGAGCTGCGCCAGCTGCGCCGGCCGCTGGCCGGCGGGGACCCGCTGCCGGAGCCGGTGCTCCCGCCGGGGGTGACCGTACGGACCTTCGTGCCCGGCACCGACGACAAGGCCTGGCTCGCGGCGAACGCGGCCGCCTTCGCCCATCACCCCGAGCAGGGCTCGCTGACCCAGCGCGACCTGGACGACCGGATCGCGCAGCCGTGGTTCGACCCCAAGGGCTTCTTCCTCGCGGAGCGCGACGGCGAGCTCGTCGGCTTCCACTGGACGAAGGTCCACGCGGCGGAGCAGCTGGGCGAGGTCTACGTGGTCGGCGTCCGCCCGGGCGCCCAGGGCGGCGGCCTCGGCAAGGCCCTCACCGCGATCGGCCTGCGCCACCTGGCGGCCCAGGGCCTGCCGACGGCCATGCTCTACGTGGACGCCGACAACCCGGCGGCCCTGGCCGTATACGAGGGCCTCGGCTTCACCACCCACGAGGTCGACCTGATGTACCGCACCGAAAGCTGA